One genomic segment of Drosophila melanogaster chromosome 3R includes these proteins:
- the Hcs gene encoding holocarboxylase synthetase, isoform B, with translation MLTLYYVSATVLQSWRIQKACSKIAEHLAQPSSIAFYTLQSGSDDGFDPALASSELCCNRNAAKVTDILWLHANQRGCCLRPLQTLHITPWISFPPAPSLLPFSYAADTLTPASTPTEADVPRQQRVSLSAQGEERMQLLLEADIEPLQRPSSEDTSAVRLEDYAVQREGDPQPFELLAKHLKRQSRISVGLDKDGWKKHMEDLRAVGVLAHQATEFEYQRNRSEGRTKSDPTTHDQRPTSELLAKAVAVVEPTNKAYLSPARTTEASLKAEAKGTSTKPFPTKSDAKPATLAKSEGTPATSKEDSKLTPTKGALKTSELEKLAAVQAAQQQKKEAVQVSPVKAAFLAKPPMLSKHDEPDKASDQPTKPRKSFEAVKPLNSPPSSRAAPSRPVLQRNKDSLQDAKPLNVLVYSDSASARESTLATLQQLLERNVYTIYPLMPQQAAQKYWTEQTALLVVCGSVAHGIGQILVDYFLQGGKVLSLCSDILHFVLPNYRTAEVREHELVQFSYDKWQRVKMMHHIFCYQPSPVKKHFSTDSEESTKSHSRKPSMELKDLAGHSHNLDVHVLGTEETWNTPSLMLAKSLQSGGKAVFSQVHLEMNPSEFESDETKYSILKQNERTRLEIFADLLGKYLDVQVRGGDGVDQPQPGVVYKHAYFLGRHEAKFELLEKLRLRCSGSDNVIATPNLTMKFCGKDDKPPVANNNVLPILIHSCPDDFSTVDYFDNLKTEHIGRLVIYAPVVSSSMHLINNLELIHGLAVLPVQQTSGVGRRNNQWLSPPGCAMFSLQLHLTMDSALSSRLPLLQHLVGTAIVNSLRSHEEYGVLDISIKWPNDIYANGNQKIGGLVINTTLQGSQAIVNIGSGINLNNSRPTVCINDLIREYNTRVPNNKLPILKYELLIAMIFNEIERLLGEVQNGDFDSFYALYYSLWLHSGQSVKICLQKDQEKEAEIVGIDDFGFLEVKLPTGTIEIVQPDGNSFDMLKGLIIPKYQ, from the exons ATGTTGACCCTGTATTACGTGAGTGCCACCGTCCTGCAGTCCTGGCGCATTCAAAAGGCGTGCTCCAAGATCGCCGAGCACCTCGCGCAGCCCTCGAGCATCGCCTTCTATACCCTCCAATCGGGCAGCGATGACGGATTCG ATCCCGCCCTGGCCAGCTCGGAGTTGTGCTGCAATCGGAACGCGGCCAAGGTCACGGACATCCTGTGGCTGCACGCCAACCAGCGGGGTTGCTGCCTGCGTCCGCTGCAAACGCTACACATCACGCCTTGGATCAGCTTTCCGCCGGCGCCCAGTCTGCTTCCCTTCTCCTATGCCGCCGACACGTTAACGCCGGCGTCCACGCCCACGGAGGCGGACGTCCCGCGCCAACAACGGGTTTCGCTCTCTGCCCAAGGGGAGGAGCGGATGCAGCTGCTCCTTGAGGCCGACATAGAGCCACTACAGCGGCCCAGCTCCGAGGACACATCAGCAGTACGG CTGGAAGATTACG CGGTGCAACGGGAAGGGGATCCGCAGCCCTTTGAGCTTCTGGCCAAGCATCTGAAGCGGCAATCCCGCATAAGCGTCGGTCTGGACAAGGATGGATGGAAGAAGCACATGGAGGACTTGCGTGCCGTAGGTGTGCTGGCGCACCAGGCCACCGAGTTCGAGTACCAGAGGAATCGCTCTGAGGGAAGAACGAAATCGGATCCCACCACACATGATCAACGCCCGACTTCGGAGCTTTTGGCCAAGGCTGTGGCCGTGGTGGAGCCCACCAACAAGGCATATCTGTCTCCGGCAAGGACGACAGAAGCCTCGCTCAAAGCCGAGGCCAAGGGAACGTCAACAAAACCTTTTCCGACTAAAAGCGATGCCAAACCCGCCACTCTTGCCAAGAGCGAGGGCACGCCAGCCACAAGCAAAGAGGACTCCAAGTTAACGCCAACTAAGGGTGCATTAAAGACAAGCGAACTAGAGAAACTAGCGGCTGTCCAGGcagcgcagcagcagaagaaagAGGCAGTCCAGGTCTCTCCCGTCAAGGCTGCTTTCTTAGCTAAACCACCTATGCTAAGTAAACATGATGAGCCTGATAAGGCATCAGATCAGCCAACGAAGCCCAGGAAATCCTTTGAGGCGGTAAAGCCGTTAAATTCTCCTCCGTCATCCAGAGCTGCTCCCTCGCGTCCTGTGCTGCAACGCAACAAGGATAGCCTGCAGGACGCAAAACCATTGAATGTTTTGGTCTACTCAGACAGCGCCAGTGCGCGGGAATCCACATTGGCCActctgcagcagctgctggagCGCAATGTGTACACGATCTATCCTCTGATGCCTCAGCAAGCGGCTCAAAAATACTGGACGGAACAGACTGCGTTGCTGGTCGTCTGCGGATCGGTGGCACACGGAATTGGGCAGATATTGGTGGACTACTTTCTGCAGGGCGGCAAGGTGTTAAGCCTGTGCTCGGATATACTGCACTTTGTACTCCCCAACTATCGCACAGCGGAG GTTCGAGAGCACGAATTGGTTCAGTTCTCCTATGACAAGTGGCAGCGGGTCAAGATGATGCACCACATCTTTTGCTACCAACCGTCGCCGGTGAAGAAGCACTTCTCCACTGACAGCGAGGAGTCCACCAAGTCGCACTCTCGCAAACC GTCCATGGAACTGAAGGATCTGGCCGGTCACAGCCACAATTTGGATGTCCATGTGCTGGGAACCGAGGAAACCTGGAATACGCCCAGCTtgatgttggccaaaagcctGCAGAGCGGCGGAAAGGCCGTCTTCTCCCAA gtgCACTTGGAAATGAATCCCAGCGAATTTGAATCCGATGAGACTAAGTACTCCATTCTAAAGCAAAACGAGCGAACTCGCCTCGAGATATTTGCGGATCTCCTGGGAAAGTACTTGGATGTGCAGGTCCGCGGTGGAGACGGTGTCGACCAGCCGCAGCCTGGAGTTGTCTACAAGCACGCATATTTCCTAGGTCGGCACGAG GCCAAGTTTGAGCTTCTGGAGAAGCTACGTCTGCGCTGCAGCGGATCCGACAACGTGATAGCAACGCCGAACCTGACGATGAAGTTCTGTGGCAAGGACGATAAGCCTCCAGTGGCCAACAACAATGTCCTGCCCATACTCATACATTCCTGTCCGGATGACTTCTCCACCGTGGATTACTTCGAT AATCTTAAGACGGAACACATCGGACGACTGGTCATCTATGCACCGGTGGTCAGCAGCTCCATGCATCTCATAAACAACCTGGAGCTCATCCACGGCCTGGCTGTGCTCCCCGTGCAGCAGACGTCCGGAGTGGGTCGCAGAAATAATCAA TGGCTTAGTCCGCCGGGCTGTGCCATGTTCTCGCTGCAGCTGCACCTGACCATGGACAGCGCTTTGAGCTCTCGGCTGCCTCTGTTGCAGCACCTTGTTGGAACGGCGATTGTTAATTCGCTCCGCAGTCATGAAGAGTACGGG GTGCTGGATATTTCCATTAAGTGGCCGAATgacatttatgcaaatggaaatcaGAAAATTGGGGGCCTCGTCATTAATACCACACTTCAGGGATCCCAAGCCATCGTCAATATCGGAAGTGGAATTAATTTGAACAATTCAAGACCAACAGTTTGCATCAATGACTTGATAAGAGAATATAATACCCGTGTCCCGAACAACAAGTTACCTATACTTAAGTACGAGCTACTTATTGCCATGATATTCAATGAAATCGAAAGACTTTTGGGAGAAGTACAAAACGGAGACTTTGATAGTTTTTATGCATTATACTATTCGCTATGGTTACACag CGGGCAATCTGTTAAGATTTGCCTACAAAAAGATCAGGAAAAAGAGGCCGAAATTGTGGGAATCGATGACTTTGGATTTTTGGAGGTGAAATTACCAACTGGTACTATAGAAATTGTGCAGCCCGATGGAAACAGCTTTGATATGTTGAAGGGATTGATTATACCCAAGTATCAATAG